Proteins encoded together in one Catellatospora citrea window:
- a CDS encoding prolyl oligopeptidase family serine peptidase, with protein MSTDRAPSAYPPAARLNLVEQLHGHRIADPYRWLEDPADPDTAAWSRAQDELLAEHRAGWSDRAALRERLAQLLAVGAVTAPVWYGEHGFFQRRAAEQDHAVLLVIEPDGTERVLLDPNAVDPTGATTLDWYYPSPEGTLLAYALSVGGTEEPLLRVMEVATGDVVDGPIDRLRHTAIAWLPGGEAFYYSRFLAPGTVEGDDPKLHRRVYLHRLGTDPEADPLILGDGSPRGRYFMPRVSRDGRWLTISETQGTDPRNDLWLADLSASPPEAPALRAVQQGVDAMTYPHFHGDLVYLQTNRDAPRWRLCVADPADPAYANWRELIAEDAGAVLDDYEILDGPALESPVLLVATTRHALSELTVHELHTGEEVAKVALPGVGSLGPLTSRRDGGHEAWFSYGDHTTPGTVHRFDARDNTVALWARPPGAVVVGDVVTEQVTYTSPDGTDVRMFVVAPAAAATGPRPTLLYGYGGFNISLTPWYSPMAIAWAEAGGVWAVANLRGGGEEGEQWHRDGMLAHKQNVFDDFHAAADWLVASGTTTPAQLAIMGGSNGGLLVGAALTQRPHAYAAVVCSAPLLDMVRYELFGLGSTWAGEYGTAADPEQLGWLLSYSPYHHVHEGAEYPAVLFTVFDGDSRVDPLHARKLAATLQHATSSTRPVLLRREGDVGHGNRSVSRTLDLYADELAFLTAYTRRA; from the coding sequence ATGTCCACGGACCGCGCCCCCTCCGCCTACCCGCCCGCCGCCCGGCTGAACCTCGTGGAGCAGCTCCACGGGCACCGGATCGCCGACCCCTACCGCTGGTTGGAGGACCCCGCCGACCCGGACACCGCGGCCTGGTCCCGCGCGCAGGACGAACTGCTGGCCGAACACCGGGCCGGCTGGTCCGACCGCGCCGCGCTGCGCGAACGGCTGGCGCAGCTGCTCGCCGTCGGCGCGGTGACGGCGCCCGTCTGGTACGGCGAGCACGGCTTCTTCCAGCGGCGGGCGGCCGAGCAGGACCACGCGGTACTGCTGGTGATCGAACCCGACGGCACCGAGCGGGTGCTGCTCGACCCCAACGCCGTCGACCCGACCGGCGCGACGACGCTGGACTGGTACTACCCGTCGCCGGAAGGCACCCTGCTGGCATACGCGCTGTCGGTGGGCGGCACCGAGGAGCCACTGCTGCGGGTCATGGAGGTGGCCACCGGCGACGTCGTGGACGGGCCGATCGACCGGCTGCGGCACACCGCGATCGCCTGGCTGCCCGGCGGCGAGGCCTTCTACTACTCGCGGTTCCTGGCGCCGGGCACGGTCGAAGGCGACGACCCGAAACTGCATCGCCGGGTGTACCTGCACCGGCTCGGCACCGACCCGGAGGCCGACCCGCTGATCCTCGGCGACGGCTCGCCCCGCGGCCGCTACTTCATGCCGCGGGTGTCCCGGGACGGCCGCTGGCTCACCATCAGCGAGACCCAGGGCACCGACCCGCGCAACGACCTGTGGCTGGCCGACCTGTCGGCGAGCCCGCCGGAGGCGCCCGCGCTGCGGGCCGTGCAGCAGGGCGTCGACGCGATGACCTACCCGCACTTCCACGGCGACCTGGTCTACCTGCAGACCAACCGCGACGCGCCGCGGTGGCGGCTGTGCGTGGCCGACCCGGCCGACCCGGCGTACGCGAACTGGCGTGAGCTGATCGCCGAGGACGCCGGGGCGGTGCTCGACGACTACGAGATCCTCGACGGCCCGGCGCTGGAGTCGCCGGTGCTGCTGGTGGCCACCACCCGACACGCGCTCAGCGAGCTGACCGTGCACGAGCTGCACACCGGCGAGGAGGTCGCCAAGGTGGCGCTGCCCGGCGTCGGCAGCCTCGGCCCGCTGACGTCGCGCCGCGACGGCGGCCACGAGGCCTGGTTCAGCTACGGCGACCACACCACGCCCGGCACCGTGCACCGCTTCGACGCCCGCGACAACACCGTCGCCCTGTGGGCCCGGCCACCCGGCGCGGTGGTCGTCGGCGACGTGGTGACCGAGCAGGTCACCTACACCTCGCCCGACGGCACCGACGTGCGCATGTTCGTGGTCGCGCCCGCCGCGGCCGCCACCGGGCCCCGGCCCACGCTGCTGTACGGGTACGGCGGCTTCAACATCTCGCTGACCCCCTGGTACTCCCCGATGGCCATCGCCTGGGCGGAGGCCGGCGGGGTGTGGGCGGTGGCGAACCTGCGCGGCGGCGGCGAAGAGGGCGAGCAGTGGCACCGCGACGGCATGCTCGCCCACAAGCAGAACGTCTTCGACGACTTCCACGCCGCCGCGGACTGGCTGGTCGCGTCCGGCACGACCACCCCGGCCCAGCTCGCGATCATGGGCGGCTCCAACGGCGGCCTGCTCGTGGGTGCGGCGCTGACCCAGCGGCCGCACGCGTACGCCGCCGTGGTCTGCTCCGCGCCGCTGCTGGACATGGTCCGCTACGAGCTGTTCGGCCTCGGCTCGACCTGGGCCGGGGAGTACGGCACCGCCGCCGACCCGGAGCAGCTCGGCTGGCTGCTGTCCTACTCGCCGTACCACCACGTGCACGAGGGCGCCGAGTATCCGGCCGTGCTGTTCACCGTGTTCGACGGCGACAGCCGGGTGGACCCGCTGCACGCCCGCAAGCTCGCGGCCACGCTGCAGCACGCGACGTCGAGCACCCGGCCGGTGCTGCTGCGCCGCGAGGGCGACGTCGGGCACGGCAACCGGTCCGTGTCACGGACCCTGGACCTGTACGCGGACGAGCTGGCCTTCCTGACCGCGTACACCCGTCGGGCCTGA
- a CDS encoding 2'-5' RNA ligase family protein produces MAVVSATMAAALELYLDPVATARLRTLWNALEAEGVPTLRDLTHRKHRPHLSITSADVLDGPAVEAALQGLAIAPPIKLTFDHIGQFLGRVLWLGPVPTAELLAHHAAVHGRLAAAGIETGSFYQPGAWVPHCTLSMRVPLVRMTDAIRLCLDMLPLEATIVGAAVADHARDLYHPLPAA; encoded by the coding sequence ATGGCGGTAGTCTCTGCCACCATGGCCGCCGCCCTGGAGCTCTACCTCGACCCCGTCGCCACCGCGCGCCTGCGTACCCTCTGGAACGCGCTGGAGGCCGAGGGCGTGCCCACCCTGCGCGACCTCACCCACCGCAAGCACCGGCCGCACCTGTCCATCACCAGCGCGGACGTGCTCGACGGTCCCGCTGTGGAGGCGGCGCTGCAGGGGCTGGCGATCGCTCCTCCGATCAAGCTGACGTTCGACCACATCGGGCAGTTCCTGGGCCGGGTGCTCTGGCTCGGCCCGGTGCCGACCGCCGAGCTGCTGGCCCACCACGCGGCCGTGCACGGGCGACTGGCCGCAGCCGGCATCGAGACCGGTTCGTTCTACCAGCCCGGAGCCTGGGTGCCGCACTGCACGCTGTCCATGCGGGTGCCCCTGGTGCGCATGACCGACGCCATCCGGCTGTGCCTGGACATGCTGCCCCTGGAGGCGACCATCGTCGGCGCGGCCGTCGCCGACCACGCCCGCGACCTCTACCACCCGCTGCCCGCCGCCTGA
- a CDS encoding metallophosphoesterase family protein, with product MRQPLDRIALISDVHGNLTALAAVLDDIDARGITRIFNLGDYVGKGPRGREVIDLCRERCEVNILGNWDDFLPDPDRSFDTPTKALAWWLAQLSPGQGEWLRALPFSHDFLMSGRRVRLFHASSDSVHHRVRFDHDEAEFLSMFANTPATGDGPEPTVVGYGDTHDSYYEVDRARRTLFNTGSVGNSMDDPTPVYVILEGVYGSDAEAPFSIQFVRVPYDVDAELAVAREMGMPEYAGYESEIRNGIYRGEMNEPGGPAYHRRPREDAPPASHGS from the coding sequence ATGCGCCAGCCCCTCGACCGCATCGCCCTGATCTCCGACGTACACGGCAACCTGACCGCCCTGGCAGCGGTGCTCGACGACATCGACGCCCGCGGGATCACCCGCATCTTCAATCTCGGCGACTACGTCGGCAAGGGACCCCGCGGGCGCGAGGTCATCGACCTGTGCCGCGAGCGGTGCGAGGTCAACATCCTCGGCAACTGGGACGACTTCCTGCCCGACCCCGACCGGAGCTTCGACACCCCGACGAAGGCGCTCGCGTGGTGGCTGGCGCAGCTGTCACCAGGGCAGGGCGAGTGGCTGCGGGCACTGCCGTTCAGCCACGACTTCCTGATGAGCGGGCGGCGGGTGCGGCTGTTCCACGCGTCGTCGGACTCGGTGCACCACCGGGTGCGGTTCGACCACGACGAGGCGGAGTTCCTGTCGATGTTCGCCAACACGCCGGCGACCGGTGACGGGCCCGAACCCACCGTCGTCGGGTACGGCGACACCCACGACTCGTACTACGAGGTGGACCGCGCCCGGCGCACGCTGTTCAACACCGGCAGCGTCGGCAACTCGATGGACGACCCGACGCCGGTGTACGTGATCCTGGAAGGGGTGTACGGGTCCGATGCCGAAGCACCGTTCTCGATCCAGTTCGTGCGGGTGCCGTACGACGTCGACGCTGAGCTCGCCGTGGCCCGGGAGATGGGGATGCCCGAGTACGCGGGATACGAGTCCGAGATCCGGAACGGGATCTACCGCGGCGAGATGAACGAGCCGGGCGGCCCTGCCTATCACCGCCGCCCACGCGAAGACGCACCGCCGGCGAGCCACGGCTCGTGA
- a CDS encoding Fic family protein, whose translation MPLTPGYGETPVPDDELVCLLPGIRDALGEPVGKAAIYDLEQAVYAAVVERLVPEIIEGDLTLGVLLSDNFVRDLHRQLYGDIWTWAGRYRKHEVTIGVAPEQVAVELRSSLQAILHRWEHTDDWTTRQLGMAVHAETVRIHPFTDGNGRTTRLLADLVFLASQDGETLETYDWNLDKPTYIELLRRYDGNRDPRDLAAFVAVQPLD comes from the coding sequence ATGCCGCTCACCCCGGGATACGGCGAAACCCCGGTTCCTGATGATGAACTGGTGTGCCTGCTCCCTGGCATCCGGGACGCTCTCGGGGAGCCGGTCGGCAAAGCCGCCATTTACGACCTTGAGCAGGCGGTATATGCCGCCGTGGTGGAACGACTGGTGCCGGAGATCATCGAGGGTGACCTCACCCTCGGCGTGCTCCTGAGCGACAACTTCGTTCGCGACCTGCACCGACAGCTCTATGGCGATATCTGGACCTGGGCCGGCAGGTACCGCAAGCATGAGGTGACCATCGGCGTCGCGCCGGAGCAGGTGGCCGTCGAGCTTCGGAGTTCGCTGCAGGCGATCCTCCACCGCTGGGAACACACCGACGACTGGACTACACGCCAGCTCGGTATGGCAGTGCACGCTGAGACCGTCAGAATTCATCCGTTCACGGACGGCAATGGCCGCACCACCCGGTTACTTGCGGATTTGGTGTTCCTCGCCTCGCAAGACGGCGAGACGCTCGAAACCTACGACTGGAACCTCGACAAGCCGACGTACATCGAGCTTCTGCGCCGGTACGACGGGAATCGTGACCCGCGTGATCTTGCCGCCTTCGTCGCAGTGCAGCCGCTCGATTAG
- a CDS encoding sugar kinase: MPVEVRPAEDCRYDLVSLGEVMLRLDPGEGRVRTARSFRAWEGGGEYNVARGLRRCFGMRTALVSAFADNEVGRLLEDMILTGGVDTSLVRWMPYDGIGRTVRNGLNFTERGFGVRGAVGVSDRGHTAAGRLRPEDVDWEHLFGTLGVRWFHTGGIYAALSDTTPDVIEAAMAAARRHGTVISYDLNYRPSLWKAIGGKARAQEVNQRLARYVDVMIGNEEDFTASLGFEVPGTSADLSDLEAENFEKMIGQVVQEYDNFKVVATTLRTVRSATVNDWGAVAWSRDGFAHATHRPGLEIMDRVGGGDSFASGLIYGLISTGDLGRAVEYGAAHGALAMTTPGDTSMATRAEVESLMAGGGARVQR, translated from the coding sequence ATGCCCGTTGAGGTCCGTCCCGCCGAGGACTGCCGCTACGACCTGGTCTCGCTCGGCGAGGTGATGCTGCGCCTGGATCCCGGCGAGGGCCGGGTGCGCACCGCGCGCTCGTTCCGCGCCTGGGAGGGCGGCGGCGAGTACAACGTCGCGCGCGGGCTGCGCCGGTGCTTCGGCATGCGCACCGCGCTGGTCAGCGCCTTCGCCGACAACGAGGTGGGCCGCCTGCTGGAGGACATGATCCTCACCGGCGGTGTGGACACCTCGCTGGTCAGGTGGATGCCGTACGACGGCATCGGCCGCACCGTGCGCAACGGCCTCAACTTCACCGAGCGCGGCTTCGGCGTGCGCGGTGCGGTCGGCGTCTCCGACCGCGGGCACACCGCCGCCGGCCGACTGCGCCCCGAGGACGTCGACTGGGAGCACCTGTTCGGCACGCTGGGCGTGCGCTGGTTCCACACCGGCGGCATCTACGCCGCCCTGTCCGACACCACGCCCGACGTGATCGAGGCCGCGATGGCGGCCGCCCGCCGGCACGGCACCGTCATCTCGTACGACCTCAACTACCGCCCGAGCCTGTGGAAGGCCATCGGCGGCAAGGCGCGGGCGCAGGAGGTCAACCAGCGGCTGGCCCGCTACGTCGACGTGATGATCGGCAACGAGGAGGACTTCACCGCGAGCCTCGGCTTCGAGGTGCCCGGCACCTCGGCGGACCTGTCGGACCTGGAAGCCGAGAACTTCGAGAAGATGATCGGCCAGGTCGTGCAGGAGTACGACAACTTCAAGGTGGTCGCCACGACGCTGCGCACCGTGCGCAGCGCGACGGTCAACGACTGGGGCGCGGTGGCCTGGAGCCGCGACGGCTTCGCGCACGCCACGCACCGCCCCGGCCTGGAGATCATGGACCGGGTCGGCGGCGGGGACAGCTTCGCCAGCGGCCTGATCTACGGCCTGATCAGCACCGGCGACCTGGGCCGCGCGGTCGAGTACGGCGCGGCCCACGGCGCGCTGGCGATGACCACGCCCGGCGACACCTCGATGGCGACCCGCGCCGAGGTCGAGTCCCTGATGGCAGGCGGCGGCGCCCGCGTCCAGCGCTGA
- a CDS encoding alpha/beta fold hydrolase: MTIEVAYERRGAGEPLVLIHGIGHHWRAWEPVLDLLAEAHDVIAIDLPGFGRSPVPADGMPADMAQTVAAVAQWFDEQGLHRPHVAGNSLGGAIALELAAAGLVASATAIAPAGFWKRWQVRYALTVLTALRWGTLLPQPMVRANMRPSRTRALAFAMLMSRPGRIDAERAVADALALRTGAGFGPVAKVAARGYEFRGAPSVPVTVAWGDRDRILLPRQAGIARERLPQARHVTLPGCGHVPMSDNPALLADVILTTTRRTPPAA, translated from the coding sequence ATGACGATCGAGGTGGCGTACGAGCGCCGCGGCGCGGGCGAACCGCTGGTGCTGATCCACGGCATCGGCCATCACTGGCGGGCCTGGGAACCGGTGCTCGACCTGCTGGCCGAGGCCCACGACGTGATCGCCATCGACCTGCCCGGCTTCGGCCGATCGCCGGTCCCGGCCGACGGCATGCCCGCCGACATGGCCCAGACGGTCGCCGCCGTCGCCCAGTGGTTCGACGAGCAGGGCCTGCACCGCCCGCACGTGGCGGGCAACAGTCTCGGCGGCGCGATCGCGCTGGAACTGGCCGCGGCCGGGCTCGTCGCCTCGGCGACCGCGATCGCCCCGGCCGGCTTCTGGAAGCGCTGGCAGGTGCGGTACGCGCTGACCGTGCTCACCGCGCTGCGCTGGGGCACGCTGCTGCCCCAGCCGATGGTGCGCGCCAACATGCGGCCCTCCCGCACCCGGGCCCTGGCCTTCGCGATGCTGATGAGCCGTCCCGGCCGCATCGACGCCGAGCGCGCGGTCGCCGATGCCCTCGCGCTGCGGACCGGCGCCGGGTTCGGGCCGGTCGCGAAGGTCGCCGCGCGGGGCTACGAGTTCCGCGGCGCGCCGTCCGTGCCGGTGACCGTGGCCTGGGGCGACCGTGACCGGATCCTGCTGCCGCGCCAGGCCGGCATCGCCCGCGAGCGCCTGCCGCAGGCCCGCCACGTGACCCTGCCCGGCTGCGGCCACGTCCCGATGAGCGACAACCCCGCCCTACTCGCCGACGTCATCCTCACCACCACCCGCCGCACCCCACCAGCGGCATGA
- a CDS encoding GNAT family N-acetyltransferase, whose amino-acid sequence MPFALRTADAADIERLLAFWKTAAENTDRDDAAEAVAALLARDPEALLLAVDGDEIVGSLIAGWDGWRSHLYRYAVRPDRRRQGIGRALLDAAEQRFAALGGRRADAMVLDDNDLAATAWTAAGYRPQPQWSRWVKPLTDR is encoded by the coding sequence ATGCCCTTCGCCCTGCGCACCGCCGACGCCGCCGACATCGAGCGGCTGCTCGCCTTCTGGAAGACCGCCGCCGAGAACACCGACCGCGACGACGCGGCCGAAGCGGTGGCCGCGCTGCTCGCCCGCGACCCCGAGGCGCTGCTGCTGGCCGTGGACGGCGACGAGATCGTCGGTTCGCTGATCGCCGGCTGGGACGGGTGGCGCAGCCACCTGTACCGGTATGCCGTACGCCCGGATCGCCGCCGCCAGGGCATCGGGCGTGCCCTACTGGACGCCGCCGAGCAGCGGTTCGCGGCCCTGGGCGGGCGGCGGGCCGACGCGATGGTGCTCGACGACAACGACCTCGCCGCCACGGCCTGGACCGCAGCCGGATACCGGCCGCAGCCGCAGTGGTCGCGCTGGGTCAAACCGCTGACCGACCGCTGA
- a CDS encoding glucose 1-dehydrogenase, whose protein sequence is MRGLIVEAGRPNSAQYVDDLPEPDASEGQVLVAAVAVGVCGTDREIVAGEYGTAPGPGDRLVIGHESLGRVISDDSGRWQPGDLVAGIVRRPDPVPCLNCLVGEWDMCRNGQYVECGIKQRHGFARERWRVEPDFAVGLDASLLEVGMLLEPTSVVAKAWEHIERIGLRARYDPRTVLVTGAGPIGLLAALLGRQRDLQVHVLDRSTDGPKPELVAGLGATYHSGQVSDLSFEPDLVLECTGAPPVIAQVIDQVGPNGTVCLTGVSSGGRKLALDLGGLNRDMVLENNVVFGSVNANLRHWQEAAHALRSADPAWLSALITRRVPAADYASALENQPDDIKVVLDFT, encoded by the coding sequence ATGCGAGGTTTGATCGTCGAGGCGGGACGCCCGAACTCGGCCCAGTACGTCGACGACCTGCCCGAACCGGACGCGTCCGAGGGCCAGGTGCTGGTGGCCGCGGTCGCCGTCGGCGTGTGCGGCACCGACCGCGAGATCGTCGCGGGGGAGTACGGCACCGCGCCCGGCCCGGGCGACCGCCTGGTCATCGGGCACGAGTCGCTGGGCCGCGTGATCTCCGACGACTCCGGTCGCTGGCAGCCCGGCGACCTGGTGGCCGGCATCGTGCGCCGGCCCGACCCGGTGCCCTGCCTCAACTGCCTGGTCGGCGAGTGGGACATGTGCCGCAACGGCCAGTACGTGGAGTGCGGCATCAAGCAGCGGCACGGCTTCGCCCGCGAGCGCTGGCGCGTCGAGCCCGACTTCGCGGTCGGCCTGGACGCCTCCCTGCTCGAGGTGGGCATGCTGCTGGAGCCCACCAGTGTGGTCGCCAAGGCCTGGGAGCACATCGAACGGATCGGCCTGCGCGCCCGGTACGACCCGAGGACCGTGCTGGTCACCGGCGCCGGTCCGATCGGCCTGCTGGCCGCGCTGCTGGGCCGCCAGCGCGACCTTCAGGTGCACGTCCTCGACCGGTCCACCGACGGGCCCAAACCCGAGCTGGTCGCCGGCCTCGGCGCGACCTACCACAGCGGCCAGGTCAGCGACCTGAGCTTCGAGCCGGACCTGGTGCTGGAGTGCACCGGCGCGCCGCCGGTCATCGCGCAGGTCATCGACCAGGTCGGCCCCAACGGCACGGTGTGCCTGACCGGCGTCTCCAGCGGCGGCCGCAAGCTCGCGCTGGACCTCGGCGGCCTCAACCGCGACATGGTGCTGGAGAACAACGTGGTCTTCGGCTCGGTCAACGCCAACCTGCGCCACTGGCAGGAAGCCGCCCACGCCCTCCGGTCCGCCGACCCCGCCTGGCTCTCCGCCCTGATCACCCGCCGCGTTCCCGCCGCCGACTACGCCTCCGCCCTCGAGAACCAACCCGACGACATCAAAGTCGTCCTCGACTTCACCTGA
- a CDS encoding bifunctional 4-hydroxy-2-oxoglutarate aldolase/2-dehydro-3-deoxy-phosphogluconate aldolase, which produces MTAVYQHERSSDIVRLLAGDRLLPVVILPDASAAEPLAAALTAGGLHSIEVTLRTPAALDAIKRLAASSDLLVGAGTVLSPEQAERAVDAGARYVVCPGFSAAVVRRCQDLGVPVFPGVATPTEIQMALEAGLEAVKFFPAEQLGGAPMVKALSAPFPGVRFVPTGGVTTANLAAYLAVPAVLAVGGTWMVAADLLAAGDYAEITRRTAAAVAATRPAETDTRGESDAR; this is translated from the coding sequence GTGACTGCCGTTTACCAACATGAACGCTCATCGGACATCGTCCGGCTGCTCGCCGGCGACCGGCTGCTGCCGGTGGTCATCCTCCCCGACGCGTCCGCGGCCGAGCCGCTGGCCGCCGCGCTCACCGCGGGCGGCCTCCACTCCATCGAGGTCACCCTGCGCACGCCCGCCGCGCTCGACGCGATCAAGCGGCTCGCCGCCTCCTCGGACCTGCTGGTCGGCGCGGGCACCGTGCTGAGCCCGGAGCAGGCCGAGCGGGCCGTCGACGCGGGCGCCCGCTACGTGGTCTGCCCCGGCTTCAGCGCTGCGGTGGTGCGCCGCTGCCAGGATCTCGGCGTGCCGGTGTTCCCCGGCGTGGCCACCCCCACCGAGATCCAGATGGCGCTGGAGGCGGGCCTGGAAGCGGTGAAGTTCTTCCCGGCCGAGCAGCTCGGCGGAGCCCCGATGGTCAAGGCGCTGTCGGCCCCGTTCCCCGGGGTGCGTTTCGTGCCCACGGGCGGGGTGACCACCGCCAACCTCGCGGCCTACCTGGCCGTGCCGGCCGTGCTCGCGGTCGGCGGCACCTGGATGGTCGCCGCCGACCTGCTGGCCGCCGGGGACTACGCCGAGATCACCCGGCGCACCGCCGCGGCCGTCGCGGCCACCCGCCCGGCCGAGACCGACACGAGGGGAGAGTCCGATGCCCGTTGA
- a CDS encoding SIR2 family NAD-dependent protein deacylase: MTERKPMIAVLTGAGISTDSGIPDFRGPDGIWTRDPAAEKMFTYEYYMADPAVRRASWRARADNAAWHAQPNPAHLALVELERAGFPVRIITQNIDGLHQKAGSTPRKVLELHGTMFTVRCMGCGEHGTMRDALDRVEAGDPDPACLSCGGILKAGTVMFGENLDSDTLNQAGSIAKACQIFWAVGTSLQVQPAASLCAIAMTEGAKTTIVNAQPTPYDVVADEVIRDPIGEALPRMVAALIAAHPS; encoded by the coding sequence GTGACCGAACGCAAGCCGATGATCGCCGTCCTGACCGGTGCCGGCATCTCCACTGATTCCGGCATTCCGGACTTCAGGGGACCTGATGGTATTTGGACTCGGGATCCGGCCGCGGAGAAGATGTTCACGTACGAGTACTACATGGCCGATCCGGCCGTGCGCCGCGCCTCGTGGCGGGCCCGTGCCGACAACGCGGCGTGGCACGCCCAGCCCAACCCGGCGCACCTCGCACTGGTCGAGCTGGAGCGGGCCGGCTTCCCCGTGCGGATCATCACGCAGAACATCGACGGCCTGCACCAGAAGGCGGGCTCGACCCCGCGCAAGGTGCTGGAGCTGCACGGCACCATGTTCACGGTGCGCTGCATGGGCTGCGGTGAACACGGCACCATGCGCGACGCCCTGGACCGCGTCGAGGCCGGCGACCCGGACCCCGCCTGCCTGTCCTGCGGCGGCATCCTCAAGGCCGGCACCGTCATGTTCGGCGAGAACCTGGACTCCGACACCCTGAACCAGGCCGGCTCGATCGCCAAGGCATGCCAGATCTTCTGGGCCGTCGGCACCTCACTGCAGGTCCAGCCGGCAGCGTCGCTGTGCGCCATCGCCATGACCGAGGGTGCGAAGACCACCATCGTCAACGCCCAGCCGACCCCCTACGACGTCGTGGCCGACGAGGTAATCCGCGACCCCATCGGCGAGGCCCTCCCCCGCATGGTCGCCGCCCTCATCGCCGCCCACCCGTCCTGA
- a CDS encoding DUF4184 family protein has product MPLTLPTHPVAVVPLKLWRPRWFDGVALTIGAIAPDLAFAADGYGVTIHSHAWHAPLWWALPLTVVGTRLVRWAAPTVAAHLPADGPLALRDYGALGLARHRRQVTVISALIGAASHIGWDAFTHPTVDGGRVLFPFLHRQVWPDMPWWELLSAASNLVGFAAGIAVLVHIGRTRLLRRWYGPGPATTAPRPTLFWSVVTLVFALGLASLPLHPVRLIGDQAVRVILFAALALCAGAAAVRTHAAVQPPGSPGRPVRAVRQGADGVDPATHPMSDTAAGRGQGT; this is encoded by the coding sequence ATGCCGCTGACGCTGCCGACCCATCCCGTCGCGGTCGTTCCGCTCAAGCTGTGGCGTCCGCGCTGGTTCGACGGTGTCGCGTTGACGATCGGCGCGATCGCGCCCGACCTCGCCTTCGCCGCCGACGGATACGGCGTGACGATCCACAGCCATGCGTGGCACGCGCCCCTGTGGTGGGCGCTGCCGCTGACCGTCGTCGGCACCCGGCTGGTCCGCTGGGCGGCGCCGACGGTCGCGGCGCACCTGCCCGCGGACGGCCCGCTAGCCTTGCGCGACTACGGCGCGCTGGGCCTGGCTCGTCACCGCCGGCAGGTCACCGTGATCTCGGCGCTCATCGGTGCGGCCAGCCACATCGGCTGGGACGCGTTCACCCATCCCACCGTCGACGGCGGCCGTGTCCTATTCCCTTTCCTGCATCGCCAGGTATGGCCGGACATGCCGTGGTGGGAGCTCCTGTCCGCCGCCTCCAACCTCGTCGGCTTCGCCGCCGGCATCGCCGTGCTGGTCCACATCGGCCGAACCCGCCTGCTGAGGCGCTGGTACGGGCCGGGACCGGCGACGACCGCGCCACGGCCCACGCTGTTCTGGTCCGTGGTGACCCTGGTGTTCGCTCTCGGCCTGGCGTCGCTGCCCCTGCACCCGGTGCGGCTGATCGGCGACCAGGCCGTGCGAGTGATCCTGTTCGCCGCACTGGCGCTCTGCGCGGGCGCCGCGGCGGTACGGACGCATGCCGCCGTCCAGCCGCCCGGATCTCCTGGGCGACCCGTCCGGGCAGTACGGCAGGGCGCGGACGGGGTGGACCCGGCCACTCACCCGATGTCGGACACGGCAGCCGGTCGGGGTCAGGGAACCTGA